A single Pristis pectinata isolate sPriPec2 chromosome 22, sPriPec2.1.pri, whole genome shotgun sequence DNA region contains:
- the stx12 gene encoding syntaxin-12, with product MSYGRIEDSRFSYRSQPQDFNALIQTCSANIQKITQNTAQINTLVQQLGTQQDTSELQDRLQHLQHYTNQVAKETNNHLKELGSLPLTYTEQRQQRIQKERLMNEFSAALNNFQAAQRKAADKEKESVARARAASRLSSGFSDDEHKEEQLVSFESNEDWNQIQAQSQDAAITEEDLQLIKERETAIRQLEANILDVNQIFKDLAIMIHDQGDMIDSIEANVESAEVHVEQGTHQLQRAAYYQKKSRKKICILIVFLGIVGVILGLVIWWVAK from the exons ATGTCGTACGGAAGAATTGAGGACAGCCGCTTTAGCTACCGCTCACAACCACAGGACTTTAATGCACTCATTCAAACATGCAGTGCCAACATCCAGAAGATTACACAGAATA CTGCACAGATAAACACATTGGTGCAACAACTAGGAACGCAACAAGATACAAGCGAACTTCAGGACagact gcagcatctgcaacaCTACACAAACCAGGTGGCGAAGGAAACCAATAATCACCTGAAGGAGCTGGGATCCCTACCTTTAACATATACTGAGCAG CGTCAGCAGAGAATACAGAAGGAGCGTCTCATGAATGAATTTTCTGCAGCCTTGAACAACTTCCAAGCAGCACAGCGAAAAGCTgcagacaaagagaaagaatCTGTAGCAAGGGCAAGAGCAGCATCACGCCTCTCA AGTGGTTTCAGTGATGATGAACACAAGGAAGAACAACTTGTATCATTTGAAAG TAATGAAGACTGGAATCAGATACAAGCTCAGTCTCAAGACGCAGCAATAACAGAAGAAGACCTGCAACTGATTAAGGAACGAGAAACTGCAATCCGGCAACTTGAG GCCAACATCTTAGATGTCAACCAGATTTTCAAAGATTTGGCGATAATGATCCACGATCAAGGAGATATGATTG ATAGCATAGAAGCAAATGTGGAAAGTGCAGAAGTACATGTTGAGCAGGGAACTCACCAGTTGCAGAGGGCAGCTTATTATCAG AAAAAATCCCGCAAGAAGATATGCATTCTGATTGTATTCCTTGGTATTGTTGGTGTCATTTTGGGCCTTGTTATCTGGTGGGTAGCCAAATAA